Part of the Desulfonauticus submarinus genome, ACTAGTTTAGAAGAGATGGACGATCAAATTAGGGATTATGTATTGAAAAGTGGAAGGGTAGGCAAGGGACAGAGGCTTAAAGTATGGATGTATTTTAATACAGCTGTTATTCCTGAATGGATGAGGCAGTATATGCAGCATTATTTTAATCGAGTATTGATTATAGAAAACTAAGTTCAGAGGAGGTGGGATAGATGACAGACTTATCTAATAGAAAGTGGTATACAGGCATGCTCACCCAAGAGGATTGGTGGGCTGTATGGCTAGGATTAGGATTTTTCTTTTTATCTCTTTTAAATATTTGGGGTATAGATTTAGTTGGTTGGGTTACTTATCCGACAAAATGGGTATTTAGCCCACCACCAGAAGGTAAGGGGGCTATTAGCCATGCCTTTTATGCCTTGGGTAAAAAGTATAGTTTAACTGCTAAAGATTTTTATAAAGGGCTTGGTTGGTGGTCTATTATTTGGACTTATGTAATTTTTGGCGTTGCCACCACTATTGGTGCTAAATGCATGAAATGGAATATAAAGAAGTTTATTGGTGGCTGGACAATTATTTTCTTTTTAACCATTGCCACTTGGTTTGTTGGACATCATGCTTTTTTTGCTGCCACTAAAGTTGATTGGCATAAATATGGTCTTAATTTTGCTCTTTCTTTGGGTGGTGGAGCATCTTTTATTTTAGCCTTAATTGTAGGATTAATTATTGGTAATTTTTTTAAAGGGCTTGCTAATTATCTTACAGAGGCAGCTAAGCCAGAGTGGTATATTAAAACCGCTATTGTTTATCTTGGAGCAAAGTTGGGCTATTTGCCTATAAAGTTAGCAGGATTTTCTCATAAATTAGGAAAAGT contains:
- a CDS encoding DUF5395 family protein; translation: MELTVVHDGKEWIAFDQDKEFRGTSLEEMDDQIRDYVLKSGRVGKGQRLKVWMYFNTAVIPEWMRQYMQHYFNRVLIIEN